Proteins from a genomic interval of Cheilinus undulatus linkage group 15, ASM1832078v1, whole genome shotgun sequence:
- the asb11 gene encoding ankyrin repeat and SOCS box protein 11, protein MAAVQTEVSSFSQPWQRPLYIYGGLACNSLMADSWSDRTPLHEAAYQGRLLHLRRLIAQGFHVNSLTMDRVTPLHEACLGGHYACAKFLLDHGANASAESTDGATPLFNACSSGSAACVRLILQHSGSVNTSYLLASPIHEAAKKGHRECLELLLSYGSHIDVELPLVGTPLYSACTAKAADCVRLLLHLGADVQTGCGQDSPLHAAVRSGGADIVDLLLDFGADGCCRNAEGKTPLDLSLPNSAVRFVLQKKGPCSLSQLCRLCIRRSLGRSRLHSASSLFLPHSIKDFLLYQ, encoded by the exons ATGGCTGCTGTACAAACAGAAGTCTCCTCGTTCTCACAGCCTTGGCAGAGGCCCCTGTACATTTATGGGGGTCTGGCATGCAACTCACTCATGGCTG ACTCCTGGTCAGACAGAACTCCTCTCCATGAAGCCGCCTACCAAGGCAGACTACTTCACCTACGAAGACTCATTGCTCAG GGTTTCCATGTGAACTCACTCACCATGGATAGAGTCACCCCCCTACATGAAGCTTGCCTTGGTGGTCACTATGCCTGTGCCAAGTTCCTGCTAGACCACGGCGCAAAT GCGTCTGCAGAGTCAACAGATGGCGCCACACCTCTCTTCAATGCTTGCAGCAGTGGGAGTGCAGCTTGTGTCAGACTCATCCTACAGCACAGCGGCTCAGTCAACACTTCCTACCTGCTGGCATCACCCATCCATGAAGCAGCGAAGAAAG GTCACAGAGAGTgtctggagctgctgctgtcgTACGGATCTCACATTGATGTGGAGCTTCCATTGGTAGGAACTCCTCTGTACTCTGCCTGTACGGCCAAGGCTGCAGACTGTGTGAGGCTGCTGCTACATTTAG GTGCAGATGTTCAGACAGGCTGTGGCCAGGATAGTCCTCTACACGCTGCAGTTCGATCTGGAGGAGCTGACATAGTCGATCTTCTGTTGGACTTTGGGGCTGATGGATGTTGCAGGAACGCAGAGGGAAAGACTCCACTAGACCTGTCATTGCCAAACAGTGCAGTCAGATTTGTactgcagaaaaaag GTCCCTGCAGTCTGTCCCAGCTCTGTCGGTTATGTATCAGAAGAAGTCTGGGGAGGAGTCGTCTCCACAGCGCCTCCAGCCTCTTCCTTCCTCACAGTATCAAGGACTTCCTTCTCTACCAATAA
- the piga gene encoding phosphatidylinositol N-acetylglucosaminyltransferase subunit A isoform X1, which produces MGQRRRTATVNTPFQRVAGALGEVSRVPRRKHNICMVSDFFYPNMGGVESHIYQLSQCLIEKGHKVVIVTHAYGRRKGVRYLTNGLKVYYLPLQVMYNQSTATTCFHSLPLLRCVFVRERISVVHAHSSFSAMAHDALFHAKTMGLNTVFTDHSLFGFADVSSVLTNKLLTVSLCDTTHIVCVSYTSKENTVLRATLNPEIVSVIPNAVDPTDFTPDPSQRQEDNITIVVISRLVYRKGIDLLGGIIPELCLKHPDLHFLIGGEGPKRIVLEEVREKYQLHDRVRLLGALEHKDVRGVLVQGHIFLNTSLTEAFCMAIVEGASCGLQVVSTRVGGIPEVLPDDLITLCEPTVRSLCAGLETVIARQRSGSVPSPASVHTHVRNLYTWRNVAERTEKVYDRVVGEEVLPLHRRIHRLRAHCGPVAGSIFAFVAVLDFLFLLLLQWLLPDHVMDVAVDATGPHGLWRQETSTKDGAMKGAAEKRTPS; this is translated from the exons ATGGGCCAAAGAAGGAGAACAGCAACTGTGAACACGCCTTTTCAGAGAGTCGCTGGAGCTCTTGGGGAAGTTTCCAGAGTCCCCCGTAGGAAGCACAACATCTGCATGGTGTCTGACTTCTTCTATCCAAATATGGGAGGAGTAGAAAGTCACATTTACCAGCTATCCCAGTGCTTGATTGAGAAGGGACACAAGGTGGTGATTGTCACCCATGCCTATGGCAGAAGAAAGGGTGTCAGGTACCTGACCAATGGACTGAAGGTCTACTACCTCCCCCTGCAAGTAATGTACAACCAGTCCACAGCCACTACCTGCTTCCACAGTCTCCCACTCCTGCGTTGTGTGTTTGTAAGGGAACGCATCTCTGTGGTGCACGCACACAGCTCATTCTCTGCTATGGCCCATGATGCATTGTTTCACGCCAAGACCATGGGCCTCAACACA GTGTTCACTGACCACTCTCTCTTTGGCTTTGCTGATGTGAGCTCTGTGCTGACCAACAAGCTTCTGACTGTGTCGCTGTGTGATACCACTCACATCGTGTGCGTTTCCTACACAAGTAAGGAAAACACAGTGCTCCGTGCCACACTCAACCCAGAGATCGTTTCAGTTATTCCCAACGCTGTTGACCCGACAGACTTCACCCCTGATCCATCCCAGCGCCAAGAAGACAACATCACTATTGTTGTGATCAGCCGCCTTGTCTACCGTAAAG GAATTGATCTTCTTGGTGGAATCATCCCAGAGCTCTGCCTCAAACATCCAGATCTTCATTTCCTTATTGGTGGAGAGGGACCTAAGAGAATTGTGCTGGAAGAAGTGAGAGAGAAATACCAACTTCATGACAG ggttCGTCTGCTGGGAGCATTAGAGCATAAAGATGTACGCGGAGTTCTGGTGCAAGGTCACATCTTCCTCAACACGTCTCTGACTGAAGCTTTCTGCATGGCTATCGTGGAGGGAGCAAGCTGTGGACTCCAG gtggtTAGCACGCGTGTGGGGGGTATTCCTGAGGTGTTACCCGACGACCTTATCACCTTATGCGAACCAACGGTGCGGTCGTTGTGTGCTGGTCTGGAGACGGTCATTGCCCGGCAGCGTTCAGGGTCAGTCCCTTCCCCAGCCTCTGTCCACACTCATGTGCGAAACCTCTACACGTGGAGGAATGTTGCAGAAAGGACTGAAAAG GTGTACGACAGAGTGGTTGGCGAGGAGGTCCTTCCTCTTCACAGACGGATACACAGACTGAGGGCTCACTGTGGACCTGTTGCTGgctccatctttgcctttgtaGCTGTTTTAGACTTTCTCTTCCTGCTGCTTCTACAGTGGTTGCTGCCAGATCACGTTATGGACGTTGCTGTGGACGCCACCGGCCCTCATGGTTTGTGGCGGCAAGAAACGAGTACTAAAGACGGTGCCATGAAGGGAGCAGCTGAAAAACGAACGCCATCATAG
- the piga gene encoding phosphatidylinositol N-acetylglucosaminyltransferase subunit A isoform X2, which yields MGQRRRTATVNTPFQRVAGALGEVSRVPRRKHNICMVSDFFYPNMGGVESHIYQLSQCLIEKGHKVVIVTHAYGRRKGVRYLTNGLKVYYLPLQVMYNQSTATTCFHSLPLLRCVFVRERISVVHAHSSFSAMAHDALFHAKTMGLNTVFTDHSLFGFADVSSVLTNKLLTVSLCDTTHIVCVSYTSKENTVLRATLNPEIVSVIPNAVDPTDFTPDPSQRQEDNITIVVISRLVYRKGIDLLGGIIPELCLKHPDLHFLIGGEGPKRIVLEEVREKYQLHDRVRLLGALEHKDVRGVLVQGHIFLNTSLTEAFCMAIVEGASCGLQVYDRVVGEEVLPLHRRIHRLRAHCGPVAGSIFAFVAVLDFLFLLLLQWLLPDHVMDVAVDATGPHGLWRQETSTKDGAMKGAAEKRTPS from the exons ATGGGCCAAAGAAGGAGAACAGCAACTGTGAACACGCCTTTTCAGAGAGTCGCTGGAGCTCTTGGGGAAGTTTCCAGAGTCCCCCGTAGGAAGCACAACATCTGCATGGTGTCTGACTTCTTCTATCCAAATATGGGAGGAGTAGAAAGTCACATTTACCAGCTATCCCAGTGCTTGATTGAGAAGGGACACAAGGTGGTGATTGTCACCCATGCCTATGGCAGAAGAAAGGGTGTCAGGTACCTGACCAATGGACTGAAGGTCTACTACCTCCCCCTGCAAGTAATGTACAACCAGTCCACAGCCACTACCTGCTTCCACAGTCTCCCACTCCTGCGTTGTGTGTTTGTAAGGGAACGCATCTCTGTGGTGCACGCACACAGCTCATTCTCTGCTATGGCCCATGATGCATTGTTTCACGCCAAGACCATGGGCCTCAACACA GTGTTCACTGACCACTCTCTCTTTGGCTTTGCTGATGTGAGCTCTGTGCTGACCAACAAGCTTCTGACTGTGTCGCTGTGTGATACCACTCACATCGTGTGCGTTTCCTACACAAGTAAGGAAAACACAGTGCTCCGTGCCACACTCAACCCAGAGATCGTTTCAGTTATTCCCAACGCTGTTGACCCGACAGACTTCACCCCTGATCCATCCCAGCGCCAAGAAGACAACATCACTATTGTTGTGATCAGCCGCCTTGTCTACCGTAAAG GAATTGATCTTCTTGGTGGAATCATCCCAGAGCTCTGCCTCAAACATCCAGATCTTCATTTCCTTATTGGTGGAGAGGGACCTAAGAGAATTGTGCTGGAAGAAGTGAGAGAGAAATACCAACTTCATGACAG ggttCGTCTGCTGGGAGCATTAGAGCATAAAGATGTACGCGGAGTTCTGGTGCAAGGTCACATCTTCCTCAACACGTCTCTGACTGAAGCTTTCTGCATGGCTATCGTGGAGGGAGCAAGCTGTGGACTCCAG GTGTACGACAGAGTGGTTGGCGAGGAGGTCCTTCCTCTTCACAGACGGATACACAGACTGAGGGCTCACTGTGGACCTGTTGCTGgctccatctttgcctttgtaGCTGTTTTAGACTTTCTCTTCCTGCTGCTTCTACAGTGGTTGCTGCCAGATCACGTTATGGACGTTGCTGTGGACGCCACCGGCCCTCATGGTTTGTGGCGGCAAGAAACGAGTACTAAAGACGGTGCCATGAAGGGAGCAGCTGAAAAACGAACGCCATCATAG